In one Bacillus sp. PK3_68 genomic region, the following are encoded:
- a CDS encoding polysaccharide deacetylase family protein, whose protein sequence is MTFFYSVHMKKTKQFLLLISVSFFTAILLFTQNLLSIPVFLEKESPKAIYKGENGIALTFDIGWGDEKAGQILHTLIRHKAKATFFLSASWAERHPDLVKKMKDHHFEIGLLGYNYVDYTSMEKAEIRKDLLKAQEVFKKLQIEEIKLVRAPTGHFNQEVLKIVNEMNLTYVHWSIDTNDWRNPGTASILSKVKAAKNGDIIFMHASDSAKQTNAVLPQIIDISRSSDKLVTVSELIANGEVETKLIP, encoded by the coding sequence ATGACGTTCTTTTATAGTGTGCATATGAAAAAAACGAAGCAGTTCTTGTTACTTATTTCAGTTTCATTCTTTACAGCTATTTTATTGTTTACCCAAAATCTTTTAAGTATTCCTGTTTTTTTAGAAAAAGAGTCTCCAAAAGCAATTTATAAGGGGGAAAATGGAATAGCTTTAACTTTTGACATTGGATGGGGCGATGAAAAAGCGGGACAGATTTTGCATACACTCATTCGTCATAAAGCTAAAGCAACCTTTTTCTTGTCAGCTTCTTGGGCAGAACGCCATCCAGATCTCGTGAAAAAAATGAAAGATCACCACTTTGAAATTGGCTTGTTAGGTTATAACTATGTCGACTACACGTCTATGGAAAAAGCTGAAATTAGGAAAGACTTGCTTAAAGCTCAAGAAGTATTTAAAAAGCTGCAAATCGAAGAAATTAAATTAGTTCGAGCACCGACAGGCCACTTTAACCAAGAGGTATTAAAGATCGTAAACGAAATGAATTTGACTTATGTGCACTGGAGCATTGATACAAATGATTGGAGAAATCCAGGAACTGCTTCAATTCTATCTAAGGTGAAAGCAGCCAAAAACGGTGATATTATCTTTATGCACGCATCCGATTCAGCTAAACAAACAAATGCTGTTCTTCCACAAATTATTGATATCTCAAGATCATCCGACAAACTGGTAACAGTATCGGAACTAATCGCCAATGGAGAAGTCGAAACCAAACTTATCCCCTAA